Genomic segment of Populus trichocarpa isolate Nisqually-1 chromosome 12, P.trichocarpa_v4.1, whole genome shotgun sequence:
GTTtggtgaaataaaatttaattttgttgatttaaaataattagagttTCCCAAACTGAATTTGAAACTTAAAGAAATGTTtggtcactttttttttttcaatattagggACCGGTTTGCATGGTTAGAGGGGAAGTTCATGTCTCTTTTgttttgggtctttttttttcaatttcatcattcaatatttgtttaattgatattttttttttcatatttgtctTCTATTGGGTTAGTCTCAGCCTCATGGCCCGGATCATAGGTTTTGAAAATTAGTCCGAgttgattttggattgtttttaggtctttttttttaaattgagttttgttttctatattcatccttcaaaattttgTTAGTTAGGgattaagtttcatgatttttttcactttttttttcaatgaggttatttcaatctcatgtcTCGAGTCACAAACTTGGTAGGGTAACCTAGGTTGACtcgagactttttttttcttattttttaaattaattttttttagtttcgcgcttcaatattgggttattTGGGATTTAagctttatagttttattcaatttgatttttaaagggTTGTCTTAGTCTCACGATCAGGTTTTGGATTTGGCAGGCTAACTCGAGTGGactcgggtcaatttttttcattttttaatttgattttttttttgatttcatcattcaatatttgatttgctaagaattgagtttcataatttatttattttttttttatttggggttatcacattctcatttaatttttgttttgttatcaaataagatcattAAGACTTTTTAAGAATATTGGAAGGATATATTTTTGTAACATTGGcaagcatttgtttttttagttgatcattgttgattttttttagtttcatttatttattatcattgttttttttaattatattattaaattaaccaaacttATTGTACCAAGTCGAGTCAATGATCCAGatcttgtatttttcttgtttctttaaaaatgttagtgtcacttaagcattttttttatgttaaaaaaatttgatccgaCCATCAACGTAGCGTAGATCACCAATCTAGCTCTACACTAAAAGGTATCCTAATGTTTGCTTGTAtatccaattttctttttaagtgatCTAAAAGTACTCTTTTCTCACTTtgatgtagattttttttaaaaaaatcttaattcgaactcattaaattaaaattaaatgagatactaatcaattcaaaaaataacataatgatTTTCTGGATAATATAGCTTTATGACAACCTAATAATTTTAGGTCTAAACccgtaaataattaattattggaaACCTTACTGTGAGAACAATAtcatccttttaatttattgcactttctaaaataaatcaagatcttttattatttttttatttaatttttgattcaATACTTAGTTTCTTTACAaggtttattaaattatatatgccATAAGTTGTTAAATATGACCAATATCATGATTAATTAGTTTTCTAATTCATaaatttactattttcaatttttttaaaaaattaaaattatataatatttttatatcaatgaaTGGAACCAGATCAATAAACTCaaatcacatttttattttatataatgaaataaTGTTTTAGAGGTTTAAATGATGCATaatgttgttacccattttttacCCTatgaaagaaatcaagaaaagaaaaaaagaaaaaatataaaaagaaaattcaaaatacaagatgATGTACAAGAAGAAAGCTTAGAAGATTTTTGAAGTTGGtgatgaagaacaaaaaaaaagtggaaaagttagaggaccaaaatgtataagatcaacaaaattaacaacccaattttaattaacaaaggggtctattattgaatttttttttatttagggtaaagaaatacaaatttggataGGTAAGAACTCAATGAGAATTTtaaaaggcttaattaattttattgaggactgaattgcaagaaaaattgatttttaaagtcaatttaggctttaattggaagagaTTAAGTATGAGAGTCGAATtgcaattttaaagagttaatttggtcgaatcaggggcttaattgcataaatattaaaatttgatgagcaattaaaaacttgattgaagaaataaaaaatcaagggcCAAACTGAAAAAAGCACGTGAATGTGGgggatgaaattaatttaatcacggatcaaattaaagaaatttgaaatttattcaTCAATTATTAAGGGTCAAAATGCACAATTTCATAACCAATGACTAAAATGAAACAGATGGTTAACTTTAGGGCtgataattgagtttgacaGAGGTGAAATTGCAAAATAAGAGTTGAAGAGGCAATTATaggtgcaattaaaagcaaataGAAGAATAGGGAATAAAGTGAAAGTtttcaaatcccaaattaaaaaccctaatttttagggtttaaccTAGATGATGTATCGTTCAACCACTATTTAGCTTTTTCTTTGATACTTTTGGCTGATTGAATAGACACTTTCAGGCTAATAAATATGATGTATCCGATCATCTTTAGAGGTGTAACTACCACCATTTAACTAGGAAACACCCCCTCTATAAAGATCAGCTACTCCCATCAAACATTTATGTCCtaagttttattctttttttttattagtttattctttttattcagTTTTATTTAATCTAGCTTAACTCACATATAcaaatgttttatattatttatggatttattttatgttgagatttatatattgggtttttttttttttagtttttgtaatgATTACACATTTCGAGTTTGAATATTATGTGGCTTAGCATAGCGGAGCATCTCCTAGTATCTCGTTTGCATCGTCAGTCATGGACTTGGAAATCGAGCTGTGGCATCATAAGTTCCATCGAGGTATTAGCCATAAATATCAAACATAATATATAATCGCATTGCTTTAAGATATTAGATTTACAAGGAAACTAATGAATGAAATGGATTAGCCTCCATTACACCCTTCGGTTTATAGTGCCGTTACActtaattgtatttaattattttattacattcTTAATTACAAATATCTCACATATTGCATTGCATTTAGAGGCAATTAATgacattaattatatttttaagcatCTCCATTTGATGGACACCTTTATAAACACTTAGCAAATCAGTTCCTGCAATCTCTCACATACCCTTGAAGTCTCCACACCAACTCTGGAAATTCTAACCTGATGGATTTACCAAGCAAATAACAGTTGAAGCATGAGATACCTATACATGCAATATTCACTAGCAGTAAATTTgggttaaaattaaatatggtgAGCGAGATAAGTTGCATCGATCAATAATCACCTGGGCATGAATtgtatggaaaaccttgtctcCAACAGTTGAATAGCTAGCACTGATAACTTCAGCTCCTTCGTCACTAAGAACattgataacttcataaaacaTGAAGTTCTTGTTCAACCCACTAATCAACACCACTTCTATGGTTGACCCAAAATCTCTTAGTTCAACCACTGGCAATCTCAAGCCAATCATCATACTAGTCTTGGCACTGCTGCTTGTTCGAGTTGTTGTGATTGCTTGTTCTTCTTTTACCCTCTTCAGTCCCTCTACTCTTTCTCTCAGTTGCTTTATGTAGCAGGCAGCAAGCTCAAGTTGATCTTGTTGTGATAGCATGTCCTGATATAtgtcacaaaaaacaaaacaaaaagttaggttgtcaaaattattattttattcgaggaaaccccacccTCTGGAAAGCGCATTTTGTGGatccaggtgagcgagtaaaatcccggctgtcccaggctcttacaagaagtgcacgccctgactcgaactcaaAACCTGCTGTACAGATCTCAAACCCTTTACCATCACGCTATGCTTCTTAAGacattatcaaaattattattcacaGTATACATGGAACTGAACTAGTACGTTCAAGAATTGATTCaacataaatatacaaattataattacttaacaaaatacccaaaaaatgtTGGAATCAAAACTTAGCTTACACACCatgtcaaattatatatatatatatatataaaatttgtagCTGAATCTAGATTAAACATCTTGGTAAAACTCTACACTGGTTTATGGGTACTGCATCGATTGATTAACATGTTGACATGCATAAAAAGGAATAACCACGAAAAAAATTCTTCTAATTTGAGGTTTCAccaagaattttgaaaaacatcttCATGCCTAAATTATCCAATTCTTCATTTTGCATGGTTTGCTtttgaggaagagagaagatGCCTTCTTTGTTGggattaattatttgattacgGGAAAAAGGTATTGGTATCAATCAGTCAAGATCACTTGCTAACAGCTAGCTACTAGCTAGGAGGAACATTGGCTTGCGCTTCCTTTTCTAAGCTTCAATTCAATGTCCAGTCCTCGATTGAGTGTTTCCCTGATTATGCTATTAAAACATATGCAAATAAATTATTGACAGCagagatttcttttcttttctttttgtaaagcAGTATTTACTACTATATTTCGCAAGGACAAGTTGATTACAGTACACAAGAGAACACGACCACAGAAAGCCTTTCAAATTTATGCTAGCACAGAAAACACAGCAATTATTGTACCAACTATTTATTGGCAAGATAAGCATTGATATACTTTGAATTTTCATCCCAAAATGTAAGCTATAGAACGTCAGGCCCTCAGCTTCTTATTTGCAAAGAATcccttctattattatttattactatATATCCTTACCTGCAAATGCATTTgtaaatatgttaattaatattcCACATGCAtcttttaacactttcaatttttttttttttaatttggagaagaaggaagaaaataatatgatttcatGTATTTCTATCATACCTAGCTTCTTCACAAACCAAAAATGCCTTGGAGGGTTTGAGAAGATGATGAGGAATTAGAGAAGCAAGCTTGAAGCATAAATCTTTTatcactttcaattttattttttttaatttggagaagaaggaagaaaataatatgatttcatGTATTTAGATCATACCTAGCTTCTTCAGAAACCAAAAATACCTTGGAGGGTTTGAAAAGATGAGGAGGGAGTAGAGAAGCAAGCTTCAAGCATAAATCTTTCATGTGAATCCTCCGATTTCTCTCCACTGTTTTTCTGTCAAGCCTGGATGACTCACTAGTTCTCTTCTTCATCTTAactctcaaaacaaaacaagaagaagaagaagaaatcctttccttaatttgttttacaCTAACAAAACCCTGACTGGTCAATTCTTGGAAACAAAGATAGGAAAATGGAAGGAAATAGATGGGATGAAAAAGACTAGCTTGGGATTCAAAGGGTAAGGAGTGATACACAGGTGCATGCACCAAATATATAGAGAGTGAGAAGGAGGAGACTCCTTCGTTCACATTGCAAGTGAATATTGAATGAAAAGCTTTAATTCTTAAATGATAGATATCGGGAAAACGTCATCAGTTGTTAAATGTCAAAGGAACAGAGAGCTGGCCCAAAGAAAGATATAAATGGAATATAAGGACAATTATGGAGATTAGAATCTAATTAGTACTGTTATTGTCTTTGATCAACATGGCGTGCATTTAGCTGATGACACGTAGCCTCTCCGACCAATAGCCTTCACCGACCACTAATTGTACCTTAGACGCCCTAATTAGTGGTTAATAGTTAATTGACCACAATTTGCTGTAAGTCGGAtattgtttggaaaaatataaatcaatatataagttttttaagtgttttttttaataaattataaatgaaaaaacctatgcatgcatttaattaaatacatcaaaaatcaTCTAcgtcaataaatataaaaaaataaaatgttaatgtgTCTATTCAACTCACCTTGCTGCAGGGTGAATAACTTTTTCTAAcgcaaaaaaattaatgtttagaTGTTATTAACATGTTGTTGGtatcgagtaaaaaatataactgtaaatcaaaatatcaatatttacatataataaaatatagcaaATATTATATGCGTTAGcaataacatataaaatctcaagttattttttaatgtagcaTAAAAATGGAACAATATTGCTACTATTATAgcaaaacatcattttcttagtctttgtttaataatttctcaaaaaaaaaatgtaaagaaaacaaattacaaaagaataaggataagaacaaaaaaaatgttataaataGGCCAAgtgtagagtgataaatatttaaagtgtaaaaaataaaaaaataatatttttttccaaaaaaaagtgtaaggaaaaaaaaggaaatacaaaaaaaaatataacaaaaaaatgatgataagagaaaaattgGTGATATATAGGCcaagtgtaaaatgataaaaatatcgaGTATAAAGAGgaaaacaatataagaaaaaatgagGATTATAAAAGCAATTTAATCTTGGAATTATATAAGATGATCCTTAATaatcaatagaaaaataaaaaacacctaaataaaGCTAAAAGGCATGTAAatattcaaagattaaaaaaggaTGAGCATGTTGtacaatgatgatgatgctactcaaaccaaatgaaaaacacaaagaCAAGTAATTCAAGCCTAATATTGGGCGACATGACAAAATCATTTTACAAGATAAATTCTAAGCCATCATGAAGAAAAAAGGGAATCCCTGGGAACGAGTGCTAGTGATTCTTAATCCTAAAAGCCTTTAAACACCTCTTAAGCCTGTAAATATCATTCTTTTCATAACCAAGAGCCACAACCTCCACTACATGTGTGATAAAGTCTTTTTTAATCAAAGCATGCAATCTGAGTTCATAAGCAATGCTATCTCGTGCAAAATGAGATTTTCAAAAGATTATGATTATGCTTTACTATTTatataagtaaaataaatgcttcaaagatttttttttcttctgaaacTCTTGAGTTGAAACTCGAGCCCCTTTGACtacaaaaatcatgaaaacagaaggtcacctcatatttttatcaagggaAAAATCTGCATCAAAATCTAAGATTTAACCTTCATGAAACCCTATCTATATGAGTCGcttgaatttttcaaatcaaatttgctTTAAACTTGCATCGAAAAGTTTTTGCATTTGGAAATAACTTTGAAACTCCTAAGAATTTTTTGTGATATCGATCTTTTGTGAGAACCAAACATTTTCTGTGAAACATCATCCTTGAAAAAACCCaagcaaacacaaaaatataaaatacttggGTGTATGATCAGGTTGGGAGCAATTCAAGAAACCCAACATGACTTACTACATAACTACTTTTATAAGAagacaaa
This window contains:
- the LOC7458029 gene encoding transcription factor bHLH162, whose protein sequence is MKKRTSESSRLDRKTVERNRRIHMKDLCLKLASLLPPHLFKPSKDMLSQQDQLELAACYIKQLRERVEGLKRVKEEQAITTTRTSSSAKTSMMIGLRLPVVELRDFGSTIEVVLISGLNKNFMFYEVINVLSDEGAEVISASYSTVGDKVFHTIHAQVRISRVGVETSRVCERLQELIC